From one Streptomyces spiramyceticus genomic stretch:
- a CDS encoding cold-shock protein, whose amino-acid sequence MAQGTVKWFNAEKGYGFIAVDGGADVFVHYSAIQMDGYRTLEEGQRVEFEISQGQKGPQADMVKLAV is encoded by the coding sequence ATGGCTCAGGGCACCGTCAAGTGGTTCAACGCGGAGAAGGGGTACGGCTTCATCGCGGTCGACGGTGGTGCGGATGTTTTCGTCCACTACAGCGCGATCCAGATGGACGGGTACCGCACCCTTGAAGAGGGTCAGCGAGTCGAATTCGAGATCTCGCAGGGCCAGAAGGGTCCGCAGGCGGACATGGTCAAGCTCGCCGTCTGA
- a CDS encoding MoaD/ThiS family protein, whose product MSVNVRIPTILRTYTNSAAEVTAEGATLAEVIADLEKNHTGIAARVLDDQGKLRRFVNVYVNDNDVRFEEGLDTPTPDGAGVSIIPAVAGG is encoded by the coding sequence ATGAGCGTCAACGTCCGCATCCCCACGATTCTCCGTACGTACACGAACAGCGCGGCCGAGGTGACGGCCGAGGGCGCGACCCTCGCCGAGGTCATCGCCGACCTGGAGAAGAACCACACGGGCATCGCGGCCCGCGTTCTGGACGACCAGGGCAAGCTGCGCCGCTTCGTGAATGTGTACGTCAACGACAACGACGTGCGCTTCGAGGAGGGGCTCGACACGCCCACTCCGGACGGCGCCGGTGTTTCGATCATTCCGGCCGTCGCAGGCGGCTGA
- the thrC gene encoding threonine synthase, whose protein sequence is MAVQTAETDANANADASATNSLPVDLGPATALSCRECGERFELGPIFACSSCFGPLEVAYDLPLGDADALRKQIEAGPDNIWRYAPLLPVPADVASKPSLNPGFTKLVKADNLARELGVTGGLYVKDDSGNPTHSFKDRVVAIAVEAARAFGFTTLSCSSTGNLAGAVGAAAARAGFRSCVFIPHDLEQGKVVMASVYGGDLVGIEGNYDDVNRFCSELIGDPAGEGWGFVNVNLRPYYGEGSKTLAYEICEQLGWQLPDQIVIPIASGSQLTKIDKGLKELVALGLVEDKPYKIFGAQAEGCSPVSTAFKAGHDVVRPQKPNTIAKSLAIGNPADGPYVLDIARRTGGAVEDVNDEQVVDAIKLLAETEGIFAETAGGVTVGVTKKLIEAGLLDPTLTTVVLNTGDGLKTLEAVAPTTGQSAVIRPNLDSFREAGLA, encoded by the coding sequence ATGGCTGTGCAGACTGCTGAAACCGACGCGAACGCAAACGCCGACGCAAGCGCCACGAATTCCCTGCCCGTAGACCTGGGCCCCGCCACCGCGCTTTCCTGCCGCGAGTGCGGAGAGCGATTCGAACTCGGTCCGATCTTCGCGTGTTCTTCCTGTTTCGGTCCGCTCGAAGTCGCATACGACCTCCCCCTCGGCGACGCCGACGCGCTGCGCAAGCAGATCGAGGCCGGTCCGGACAACATCTGGCGTTACGCCCCGCTGCTTCCCGTCCCCGCCGACGTGGCGTCGAAGCCGAGCCTGAACCCCGGCTTCACCAAGCTGGTCAAGGCCGACAACCTCGCCCGCGAGCTGGGCGTCACCGGCGGCCTGTACGTCAAGGACGACTCCGGCAACCCGACGCACTCCTTCAAGGACCGTGTCGTCGCCATCGCCGTCGAGGCCGCCCGCGCGTTCGGTTTCACCACCCTCTCCTGCTCCTCCACCGGCAACCTGGCCGGCGCGGTCGGCGCCGCCGCCGCTCGGGCCGGTTTCCGTTCCTGCGTGTTCATCCCGCACGACCTGGAGCAGGGCAAGGTCGTCATGGCCTCCGTCTACGGTGGCGACCTGGTCGGCATCGAGGGCAATTACGACGACGTCAACCGCTTCTGCTCGGAGCTCATCGGCGACCCGGCGGGCGAGGGCTGGGGCTTCGTCAACGTCAACCTGCGCCCGTACTACGGCGAGGGCTCCAAGACCCTGGCGTACGAGATCTGCGAGCAGCTCGGCTGGCAGCTGCCGGACCAGATCGTCATCCCGATCGCCTCGGGCTCGCAGCTCACGAAAATCGACAAGGGGCTGAAGGAGCTCGTCGCGCTCGGCCTGGTCGAGGACAAGCCGTACAAGATCTTCGGCGCCCAGGCGGAGGGCTGCTCGCCGGTGTCGACCGCGTTCAAGGCCGGGCACGACGTCGTACGGCCGCAGAAGCCGAACACGATCGCCAAGTCGCTCGCGATCGGCAACCCGGCCGACGGCCCGTACGTCCTGGACATCGCCCGCCGCACGGGCGGCGCGGTCGAGGACGTCAACGACGAGCAGGTCGTGGACGCGATCAAGCTGCTGGCCGAGACCGAGGGCATCTTCGCGGAGACCGCGGGCGGCGTGACCGTCGGCGTGACGAAGAAGCTCATCGAGGCCGGGCTGCTGGATCCGACGCTCACCACCGTCGTGCTCAACACGGGCGACGGCCTGAAGACTCTTGAGGCGGTTGCCCCGACCACGGGCCAGTCCGCCGTCATCCGCCCCAACCTGGACTCTTTCCGAGAGGCTGGCCTCGCATGA
- a CDS encoding glucosyl-3-phosphoglycerate synthase: MLEEVERWLDRRSWSAADRPLDRLISAKAAGRGTTVSVVLPALDEEATVGEIVTVIRRELMEAVPLVDELVVIDSGSKDRTAQVAAAAGARVVHRDDILPRIPAAPGKGEVLWRSLLVTTGDIVCFVDADLKDFSASFVSGIVGPLLTDPDVQFVKAMYDRPLGAAAGQGGRVTELVARPLLNLHWPQLAGFVQPLGGEYAARRSLLERLPFPVGYGVELALLIDSLHTVGLDALAQVDVGVRRHRHQDGQALGRMAAAIYRTAQLRLSRGHLVRPSLTQFERGDEGFVPRTHVVDTEERPPMREIEEYEERRAA; encoded by the coding sequence GTGCTGGAAGAGGTGGAGCGCTGGCTGGACCGTCGGTCCTGGTCCGCGGCCGACCGCCCGCTCGACCGGCTGATCTCGGCCAAGGCGGCCGGGCGCGGCACCACCGTCAGTGTCGTGCTGCCCGCCCTCGACGAAGAGGCGACGGTCGGCGAGATCGTCACAGTGATACGCCGCGAGCTGATGGAGGCCGTACCGCTGGTCGACGAGCTGGTAGTGATCGACTCCGGCTCGAAGGACCGTACAGCGCAGGTCGCGGCGGCAGCGGGCGCGCGGGTCGTGCACCGCGACGACATACTGCCGCGCATTCCGGCCGCGCCCGGCAAGGGTGAGGTGCTGTGGCGCTCACTCCTGGTGACGACCGGTGACATCGTCTGCTTCGTCGACGCGGACCTGAAGGACTTCTCCGCCTCGTTCGTCTCGGGCATCGTCGGGCCGCTGCTCACGGATCCCGATGTGCAGTTCGTGAAGGCGATGTACGACCGCCCGCTCGGCGCGGCCGCAGGTCAGGGCGGCCGGGTGACCGAGCTGGTGGCCAGGCCGCTGCTCAATCTGCACTGGCCGCAGCTGGCCGGGTTCGTCCAGCCCCTGGGCGGCGAGTACGCGGCGCGTCGCTCGCTCCTGGAGCGGCTGCCCTTCCCCGTCGGTTACGGAGTGGAGCTGGCCCTGCTGATCGACTCGCTCCACACGGTGGGCCTGGACGCGCTGGCCCAGGTCGATGTCGGCGTACGCAGGCACCGCCACCAGGACGGCCAGGCGCTCGGCCGGATGGCCGCCGCGATATACCGGACGGCTCAACTGCGCCTGTCGCGCGGCCACTTGGTGCGTCCTTCGCTGACCCAGTTCGAGCGGGGCGACGAGGGGTTCGTACCGCGTACGCATGTGGTGGACACGGAGGAGCGGCCGCCGATGCGCGAGATCGAGGAGTACGAGGAGCGCCGCGCGGCGTGA